From Sporosarcina sp. FSL W7-1349, a single genomic window includes:
- a CDS encoding response regulator transcription factor: METKRILVVDDEEILRMLIMDTLEFEGYAVEEAEDGKEGFERIANESYDLIILDYMMPHLTGMEVLEKIQPLQLEVPIIMLTAKAQQQDRDMAYQFGAKYFMPKPFSPSELVALVNEILNG, from the coding sequence ATGGAAACCAAAAGAATTCTGGTCGTGGATGATGAAGAAATATTGCGGATGCTCATTATGGATACCCTCGAATTTGAAGGGTATGCGGTCGAGGAAGCCGAAGATGGAAAAGAGGGGTTCGAGCGCATTGCAAATGAATCGTATGATTTAATCATCCTGGATTATATGATGCCCCATTTGACGGGGATGGAAGTGCTGGAAAAGATCCAGCCCCTCCAACTTGAAGTGCCGATTATCATGTTGACCGCCAAAGCCCAACAACAGGACCGAGACATGGCCTATCAGTTCGGCGCCAAATATTTCATGCCAAAACCTTTCAGCCCTTCTGAACTCGTTGCTTTGGTGAATGAAATTTTGAATGGATAA
- the pstA gene encoding phosphate ABC transporter permease PstA, giving the protein MVRVLPSKTNRRLAKDSAVKWLFSAAAVLLLAIIAFLFYGIAADGVGRLNLSFFSNFGSRFPEQAGIKAALVGTLALMAVVIPVSLFLGLCSAIYLEEYAPKNRWTAFIEMNISNLAGVPSVVFGLLGLTVFVRAFSLSNSILAAGLTMSLLILPIIIVASQEAIRSVPDALREASYGMGATKWQTIVHVVLPSAIGSILTGSILSFSRAIGETAPLIVLGIPVIVHFLPTGPLSTFTALPMQIYDWAKRPQPEFADAASAGIIVLLVILVSMNAVAIYFRNRSEKKLQNR; this is encoded by the coding sequence ATGGTACGTGTTCTTCCATCGAAGACCAACCGGCGGCTCGCCAAAGATTCTGCTGTGAAGTGGCTGTTCAGCGCGGCGGCTGTCCTTTTACTCGCCATCATCGCCTTCCTCTTTTACGGAATCGCAGCAGATGGCGTCGGACGGTTGAACCTTTCGTTCTTCTCGAATTTCGGATCTCGCTTCCCTGAGCAAGCCGGTATCAAAGCGGCGCTCGTCGGTACCTTGGCCCTTATGGCGGTCGTCATTCCGGTTTCCCTGTTCCTAGGTCTCTGTTCCGCCATCTATCTCGAAGAATATGCGCCGAAAAACAGATGGACCGCCTTTATTGAGATGAATATCAGCAATCTCGCCGGCGTCCCATCCGTCGTCTTTGGATTGCTCGGACTGACGGTTTTCGTCCGTGCGTTCTCGCTCAGCAACAGCATACTCGCTGCCGGATTGACGATGAGTCTGTTAATCTTGCCAATCATCATCGTTGCCTCGCAAGAAGCGATCCGCTCTGTTCCAGACGCCCTGCGGGAAGCGTCATACGGAATGGGCGCAACGAAATGGCAGACGATTGTGCACGTCGTTCTCCCATCTGCTATTGGCTCAATCTTGACAGGCAGCATCTTATCGTTCTCGCGCGCCATCGGGGAAACGGCACCGCTTATCGTCCTTGGCATTCCGGTCATCGTCCACTTTCTACCGACCGGGCCACTGAGCACGTTCACTGCCTTGCCAATGCAAATTTACGATTGGGCTAAGCGACCGCAGCCTGAATTTGCCGACGCCGCTTCTGCCGGAATCATCGTGTTGCTCGTCATTCTCGTCTCTATGAATGCAGTTGCAATTTATTTCCGAAACAGATCAGAAAAAAAGCTTCAAAACCGATAG
- a CDS encoding hybrid sensor histidine kinase/response regulator, with amino-acid sequence MSKGGLRRKYQRSTLVLLIILAPIIFGTYLFLHHKWENLAAERQTTYEKAMAMEDLSRSVNGLFLRARGYYAFQIDAELDAAYAEMKNIRQAIDHLRAGQLNEEERKLIDEIEGFLTRYEEVTLPYGISLVQANDYEGLRKLSIGGTNDTVNKFIDYSEKYKGNLNDGLLSMFGKLTKQLNLFYLYILLGGTALLLAILWIIRRVIIDIIRPIEQMKWAADRYQDGLDFQFNPIARTDEIGALSDSFARMIHTIQTKEDELTAQNEELLSQQEELMDKQTRMESALSSARHTKIRLERYNGLNHQLSFSLDKQEILGIVLQYFDELYNLDLGAVWLPQSGECSLKGLSDERFESFKQEQFEYIQLRLGKEPYFVMKREANYEKGISTGRTYVYDYFAGIKEHSTQLDVTVAFSRIGRPFSEEDTLDIYGLLKRVVLAIDRVEQYEKVNRERMLSQTILDNINEGIRFVSKDGVQDIYNRSLFRLFEFPKESETQGIDPEKWLDHVLDKARDNGDLKLFFKAALDSDHVSQTSYRISGDDLKVMNVYSVPVIIDQERIGTIFVHRDITQEYEIDRMKTELVSTVSHELRTPLSSVLGFTELLLSKEMDGKRQKRYLETIHKEAKRLTSLINDFLDLQRMESGRQSYQMDEMNLSEVAKEVMDMIQVDDNHSIMIVDKAIQPVITADHDKLVQVFTNLLSNALKFSPDGGKVRITITTEEDRAVVSIEDEGIGIPANQIGKMFEKFQRFDNSYSRKIGGTGLGLAICREIVEQHGGKIWIESEENIGTTVFFSLPLKALAKTELLSANSPSVMIVEDDSSIALLLGEELKMKGYSVIHQSKVNPAFTYAKEEQPDCIVVDLLLGEKQTGWDLVQRLKEEEATRHIPIVISSALEEQKDLVNRFHVDHYMTKPYPLQELSNTIAQALQKRDGLILYPDEAAATE; translated from the coding sequence ATGAGTAAAGGCGGGTTGCGGAGAAAATATCAACGCTCAACGTTGGTCTTGCTGATCATTTTGGCACCCATTATCTTCGGGACTTATTTATTCCTCCATCATAAGTGGGAAAACTTGGCCGCGGAACGGCAAACCACCTATGAAAAAGCAATGGCTATGGAGGATCTGTCCCGTTCCGTCAACGGCCTTTTCTTGCGGGCGCGAGGATATTACGCCTTCCAAATCGATGCCGAATTGGACGCAGCCTATGCGGAAATGAAAAACATCCGTCAAGCAATCGATCACTTACGGGCTGGCCAATTAAATGAAGAAGAACGGAAATTAATTGACGAAATTGAGGGGTTCCTCACCCGCTATGAGGAAGTCACCCTTCCTTACGGCATTTCCCTTGTCCAAGCAAATGATTATGAAGGATTGCGGAAACTTTCCATTGGCGGCACGAATGATACCGTCAATAAATTTATTGACTACTCGGAAAAATACAAGGGAAACCTAAACGACGGACTTCTCAGCATGTTTGGAAAACTGACGAAGCAATTGAATCTGTTCTATCTCTACATCTTGCTCGGCGGGACGGCGCTATTGCTCGCCATCCTCTGGATCATCCGACGGGTCATCATTGACATCATCCGTCCGATCGAACAGATGAAGTGGGCGGCTGATCGGTATCAGGATGGGCTGGACTTCCAATTCAATCCAATAGCACGGACAGATGAAATTGGTGCGCTTTCCGATTCCTTCGCCCGGATGATCCATACGATCCAAACGAAGGAAGACGAGTTGACTGCCCAAAACGAAGAACTCCTTTCCCAACAGGAAGAACTGATGGATAAGCAAACCCGCATGGAATCGGCGCTGTCTTCGGCACGGCACACTAAAATTCGATTGGAGCGCTATAATGGGCTGAATCACCAATTGTCATTTTCGTTGGACAAACAAGAGATTTTGGGTATCGTACTCCAATACTTTGATGAATTGTATAACCTCGATCTGGGTGCTGTCTGGTTGCCGCAAAGCGGAGAGTGCAGCTTGAAGGGACTGTCGGATGAACGCTTCGAAAGTTTCAAGCAGGAGCAGTTCGAATATATTCAGCTACGATTAGGCAAGGAGCCTTATTTTGTGATGAAGCGAGAAGCGAATTACGAAAAAGGCATTTCCACTGGCCGGACGTATGTCTATGACTACTTTGCCGGAATTAAGGAACATTCAACACAACTCGACGTGACCGTAGCTTTCTCGCGGATCGGGCGGCCGTTCTCGGAGGAAGATACGCTTGATATATACGGGCTGCTCAAACGGGTTGTGCTGGCGATCGACCGGGTGGAACAATATGAAAAAGTCAACCGGGAGCGGATGTTGAGTCAGACAATTTTGGATAACATTAACGAAGGAATCCGATTCGTTTCAAAGGACGGCGTACAGGATATCTACAACCGATCCCTCTTCCGCTTATTCGAGTTTCCAAAAGAATCGGAGACACAAGGGATCGACCCGGAAAAATGGCTCGACCATGTGTTGGACAAGGCAAGGGACAATGGCGACTTAAAGTTGTTTTTCAAAGCAGCCCTTGATTCGGACCATGTCTCCCAAACGTCTTATAGAATTTCAGGAGACGACTTGAAAGTGATGAATGTGTACAGCGTGCCCGTTATCATCGATCAGGAACGGATTGGCACAATTTTTGTACACCGTGACATTACCCAAGAATACGAAATCGACCGGATGAAGACAGAACTTGTTTCCACAGTGAGCCATGAATTGCGGACCCCTCTTTCCAGCGTGCTCGGTTTCACGGAGCTTTTACTATCGAAAGAGATGGACGGCAAACGGCAGAAGCGCTATTTGGAAACAATCCACAAAGAAGCAAAACGGCTGACGAGCCTCATTAACGATTTCCTGGATCTGCAACGGATGGAATCGGGCCGCCAATCCTATCAAATGGATGAAATGAATCTTTCCGAAGTGGCGAAAGAAGTGATGGACATGATCCAAGTGGACGACAACCATTCCATCATGATTGTCGACAAAGCCATTCAGCCGGTCATCACGGCAGACCATGACAAATTAGTCCAAGTGTTCACCAATTTGTTGAGCAATGCTTTGAAATTTTCGCCGGACGGAGGAAAAGTTCGCATTACCATTACAACCGAGGAGGACCGGGCCGTCGTTTCCATCGAGGATGAAGGAATCGGGATTCCGGCTAATCAAATCGGGAAAATGTTCGAGAAGTTTCAACGCTTCGATAATAGCTATAGCCGCAAAATCGGCGGAACGGGCCTGGGACTGGCCATTTGCCGGGAAATTGTGGAACAGCATGGAGGGAAGATCTGGATCGAATCCGAAGAAAATATCGGCACGACGGTATTCTTTTCATTACCATTGAAGGCATTGGCCAAAACAGAGCTTCTGTCAGCCAATAGCCCGTCGGTGATGATTGTGGAAGATGACTCCAGCATCGCCCTGTTGCTCGGGGAAGAGTTGAAGATGAAGGGCTACTCGGTCATCCACCAATCCAAAGTAAATCCAGCTTTCACCTATGCTAAGGAAGAACAGCCCGATTGTATTGTCGTCGACTTGCTTCTTGGCGAGAAACAGACAGGCTGGGACCTCGTTCAGCGGTTGAAAGAAGAAGAAGCCACTCGGCATATCCCGATCGTCATCTCTTCTGCCTTGGAGGAACAGAAGGATCTTGTCAACCGGTTCCACGTCGACCATTACATGACTAAACCGTATCCGCTCCAAGAATTATCCAACACCATCGCACAAGCCCTGCAAAAGCGCGATGGCCTGATTCTCTATCCGGACGAGGCTGCGGCAACCGAGTAA
- the pstC gene encoding phosphate ABC transporter permease subunit PstC, translated as MTAIQPVEKTRTRDLIAAAKKRETFGKLVPHLLLAVTCVTILATFGIVFTLLKETFTFFGQVKVADFLFGTEWAPFSNAAPAFGVLPLVVGTLKIAVVALLVSVPAGLACALFLSEYASPTIKKFIKPVIELLAGIPTIVYGFFALTFVTPWLQSFIPALKLFNALSAGIVVGIMILPMIVSLSEDALSAVPASFREGAYGLGATKFETAVKVVFPAAISGIAASIILAASRAIGETMIVSLAAGSTPAFNLDLTGSIQTMTSYIVQVATGDAGYGTTIYYSIYAVGFTLFLFTFAMNRIALFIKTKFREEY; from the coding sequence TTGACTGCGATTCAACCGGTTGAGAAGACCAGGACCCGTGACCTCATTGCCGCCGCGAAAAAGAGGGAGACGTTCGGGAAACTCGTGCCGCATCTCTTGCTGGCGGTCACGTGCGTCACGATCCTGGCGACGTTCGGCATTGTGTTTACCTTATTGAAAGAGACCTTCACGTTTTTCGGCCAAGTGAAAGTGGCGGATTTCCTGTTCGGCACCGAATGGGCACCCTTTTCCAATGCAGCACCAGCATTCGGTGTCTTGCCGCTCGTTGTCGGCACGCTGAAAATCGCTGTCGTGGCCTTGCTCGTCAGCGTTCCGGCCGGTTTGGCTTGCGCCTTGTTCCTAAGTGAATACGCCTCGCCAACCATCAAGAAATTTATCAAGCCTGTCATTGAATTGCTTGCGGGAATCCCGACGATCGTCTATGGTTTCTTCGCCCTGACATTCGTCACACCTTGGTTACAGTCTTTCATTCCCGCCTTGAAACTGTTTAACGCGCTAAGTGCAGGAATCGTCGTCGGCATTATGATCCTGCCGATGATCGTCTCGCTGTCGGAAGATGCGCTGTCCGCTGTGCCCGCCTCCTTCCGCGAAGGTGCGTATGGACTTGGTGCCACCAAATTCGAGACGGCCGTCAAAGTCGTCTTTCCGGCCGCTATTTCGGGAATCGCCGCCTCTATCATCTTGGCAGCATCCCGCGCCATCGGGGAAACGATGATCGTCTCGCTCGCCGCCGGCTCGACACCCGCATTCAATCTGGACTTGACCGGTTCCATCCAGACGATGACTTCTTATATCGTCCAAGTGGCCACGGGGGATGCCGGCTATGGCACAACAATCTACTATTCCATTTATGCGGTCGGCTTCACCTTGTTCCTTTTCACGTTCGCTATGAATCGGATCGCTTTGTTCATCAAGACCAAATTCAGGGAGGAGTATTGA
- a CDS encoding VOC family protein: MKNVMPFLMFQGGIAEEAMNYYTSLIEDSEIKSITRYGAEGPGKEGTVMQAVFSLKGQEFMCIDSHVDHKFTFTPSFSIYLTCDTEEEIDSLYNKMMQNGTVLMPIDNYGFSKKFGWLNDQFGVSWQLNLPE; encoded by the coding sequence ATGAAAAACGTAATGCCATTTTTAATGTTTCAAGGCGGTATTGCAGAAGAAGCTATGAATTACTACACATCACTCATTGAGGATTCAGAAATTAAAAGCATTACTCGATATGGAGCTGAAGGACCCGGCAAAGAAGGTACAGTGATGCAAGCTGTATTCTCGTTAAAAGGGCAGGAGTTCATGTGCATCGACAGTCATGTTGACCATAAGTTTACGTTCACTCCTTCTTTTTCAATCTATCTTACGTGTGATACAGAAGAGGAAATCGACAGTCTTTATAATAAAATGATGCAAAATGGCACAGTACTCATGCCTATCGATAATTATGGGTTCAGCAAAAAATTCGGTTGGCTGAATGATCAGTTCGGCGTATCTTGGCAGTTGAACCTACCTGAGTAA
- a CDS encoding PstS family phosphate ABC transporter substrate-binding protein, which translates to MKKTTVLASLGLACSLFLAACNGGDGNTAAQTSEGNALSGKVAGDGSSTVAPIMEAIVEEYAQVEKDVLVSVGVSGTGGGFEKFIAGETDFSNASRPIKDEEKEKLEAAGIDYSELPIAYDGLTVVVNKENNWIDSLTVEDLKNIWVEDGTTKKWSDIDPSWPDEEIVFYAPGTDSGTYDYFNEVVLEDGDLVKAATLSEDDNVLVTGIKGDVNAIGFFGYAYYEANKDSLKAVLIDGVEPNSETIESGEYTPFSRPLFVYVNNDAVKNKKEVRNFMEFVIDNSADMAKAVGYVQLPEEEYKKTRDALDAVN; encoded by the coding sequence ATGAAGAAGACGACAGTACTTGCATCGCTCGGACTAGCCTGCTCGCTATTTTTGGCTGCCTGTAACGGAGGGGACGGAAACACAGCCGCCCAAACGTCAGAAGGGAATGCACTGAGCGGAAAAGTCGCGGGTGACGGATCGTCGACAGTCGCACCGATCATGGAAGCAATCGTGGAAGAATACGCCCAAGTGGAAAAAGACGTATTGGTTTCAGTCGGCGTATCGGGAACTGGCGGCGGATTTGAAAAATTCATCGCAGGCGAGACGGACTTCTCCAATGCCTCCCGTCCCATCAAAGATGAGGAAAAAGAAAAGTTAGAAGCAGCTGGAATTGATTATTCGGAATTGCCAATCGCGTATGACGGCCTGACCGTCGTTGTGAATAAAGAGAACAACTGGATCGACTCCTTGACAGTGGAAGACCTGAAAAACATCTGGGTCGAAGATGGCACAACCAAAAAGTGGTCAGACATTGACCCAAGCTGGCCGGATGAAGAAATTGTATTCTACGCACCGGGTACAGATTCTGGAACCTACGACTATTTCAATGAAGTCGTCCTAGAAGATGGCGACCTCGTCAAAGCCGCAACACTTTCTGAAGATGACAATGTCCTTGTGACAGGAATCAAAGGCGATGTCAACGCAATCGGATTCTTTGGCTACGCGTACTATGAAGCAAATAAAGATTCATTGAAAGCCGTTCTGATCGACGGGGTGGAACCGAACTCGGAAACAATCGAATCCGGTGAATACACACCATTCTCCCGCCCGCTTTTCGTCTACGTGAATAATGATGCTGTCAAAAATAAAAAAGAAGTACGTAACTTCATGGAGTTTGTCATCGACAACTCAGCTGATATGGCCAAAGCAGTCGGCTACGTCCAACTGCCGGAAGAAGAATATAAAAAGACACGTGACGCATTGGACGCTGTAAACTAA
- a CDS encoding DNA alkylation repair protein yields the protein MDFEMVMQELETLGKERIKKTYINNGAHEPLFGVATGAMKPIAKKIKINQPLAEELYATGNYDAMYFAGIIADPKAMSASNFDRWIDRAYFYMLSDYVVAVTLSESDIAQNVADKWIASGDELRMSAGWSCYCWLLGNRKDNEFTESKISHMLDLVKNTIHDSPERTKSSMNHFLYTVGISYVPLHEKAVETAKEVGTVEVKRDKKKSSFLNAYESIQKEMDRGRLGFKRKYVRC from the coding sequence ATGGATTTCGAAATGGTGATGCAGGAACTGGAAACGCTTGGTAAGGAGCGCATCAAAAAGACTTACATCAACAACGGTGCACATGAGCCCCTGTTTGGTGTAGCTACAGGAGCTATGAAACCAATCGCAAAGAAAATAAAAATAAATCAACCGTTAGCGGAAGAACTTTATGCAACAGGCAACTATGATGCCATGTACTTTGCAGGCATTATTGCAGACCCGAAAGCTATGTCTGCGTCGAATTTTGATCGCTGGATAGATAGAGCCTATTTCTATATGCTGTCCGATTATGTTGTAGCAGTCACTTTATCAGAGTCAGACATTGCACAAAACGTTGCGGATAAATGGATTGCGAGCGGCGATGAACTGAGGATGTCAGCGGGCTGGAGTTGCTACTGCTGGCTATTAGGGAATCGGAAGGACAATGAATTTACGGAGAGTAAGATTTCCCACATGTTGGATCTCGTGAAAAACACGATTCATGACTCGCCGGAACGAACAAAATCTTCTATGAACCATTTTCTGTACACCGTGGGGATTTCATATGTGCCGCTCCATGAAAAGGCCGTCGAGACTGCAAAGGAAGTCGGTACAGTAGAAGTCAAACGAGACAAGAAAAAAAGCAGTTTCCTAAATGCTTACGAAAGTATTCAGAAAGAAATGGATCGAGGGAGACTTGGTTTCAAACGTAAATACGTAAGATGTTAA
- the pstB gene encoding phosphate ABC transporter ATP-binding protein PstB: protein MTLLRDRQEEKQLRVVKNTNWQKPVYETNGLNVWYGTSHALKNIDLTINEKEVTAIIGPSGCGKSTYLKTLNRMVENASDVTISGNITLMGNNILGKAMPVEELRSKVGMVFQKPNPFPKSIYENVAFGPKIHGIRNKSVLDSIVEDSLRKAALWDEVKDRLHKSAYSLSGGQQQRLCIARCLAIDPEVILMDEPTSALDPVSTHKVEELINSIKNDVTVAIVTHNMQQAARISDRTAFFLNGEIVECDRTTTLFSTPTDERTDDYINGRFG, encoded by the coding sequence ATGACTTTATTGAGAGACAGACAAGAAGAGAAACAGCTTCGCGTGGTGAAAAACACCAACTGGCAGAAGCCTGTCTATGAAACAAATGGCCTGAACGTCTGGTACGGCACGTCCCATGCATTAAAAAATATCGATTTAACCATCAACGAAAAAGAAGTGACCGCCATTATCGGGCCTTCCGGCTGCGGAAAATCCACTTATTTGAAAACGTTGAACCGAATGGTCGAGAACGCGTCGGATGTGACGATTTCGGGAAATATCACCTTGATGGGCAATAATATTCTCGGCAAGGCGATGCCCGTCGAAGAGTTGCGTTCGAAAGTCGGAATGGTCTTCCAAAAACCGAATCCCTTTCCGAAATCGATCTATGAAAATGTGGCGTTCGGTCCGAAAATCCATGGCATCCGTAACAAATCCGTGCTGGATTCCATTGTCGAAGACAGTTTACGGAAAGCGGCTCTGTGGGACGAAGTGAAGGACCGTCTCCATAAGAGTGCATACAGCCTTTCCGGCGGCCAACAGCAACGGCTCTGCATTGCTCGCTGTCTCGCGATTGATCCTGAAGTGATCCTGATGGATGAACCGACATCCGCCCTTGACCCTGTCTCAACCCATAAAGTTGAAGAATTGATCAATTCAATTAAGAACGATGTCACAGTTGCCATCGTGACTCATAATATGCAGCAAGCGGCCCGCATCTCCGACCGAACCGCATTCTTCCTGAATGGGGAAATCGTCGAATGCGACCGTACCACCACCCTCTTCAGCACACCTACCGACGAACGGACCGATGATTATATCAACGGCCGGTTCGGTTGA
- a CDS encoding diguanylate cyclase codes for MGKNYQDLLRERVQGTFAEWEEKTVITEKELYKFVHTLKGTSGTIGLDALSAFCSAQLDILSAHNESTIPVHTLNNFKNRIWRVMEGEQDLNEFQLPPVYLNSLDEETAVLIIDDDLEFVSYVKEPLEKMGAQVIIALNGKRGIEQFYSVRPQYVLIDLYLPDMMGFQVLEHISETAQARQVITIITSVDASQANRVSAYQSGAMDFLKKPFDMDIFIPYLLNRDKMRKMIGQSVITDGLTGVGNRRHFDEMISYFAELSERSGVGFSLVMLDLDHFKKVNDQYGHPAGDEVLRMLGAIALEEKRETDHVFRYGGEEFSFILHGANAEKTTVFLDRLRERFNAVEFVEGDHRFSVTFSAGIATFGGSIETAISEADQALYEAKRSGRNRTVVYDATVRAKRKLHIIVIDDDTLIRTMLSEQLATLKLPGIEIDVQAYPNGPAFLDSDWYRPEEYYIVLLDGIMPEMDGLEVLSRLKRDVDQKNVLVSMMTARTGESDIKAALWLGADDYIMKPFQPKGIVTRVQKLSTRIL; via the coding sequence ATGGGTAAGAATTATCAAGACTTGCTGCGTGAACGAGTTCAGGGAACATTTGCGGAGTGGGAAGAGAAAACAGTCATCACCGAAAAAGAGTTATACAAATTCGTACATACATTAAAAGGCACGTCGGGTACCATCGGATTGGACGCCCTGTCCGCTTTTTGTTCCGCGCAACTTGATATTTTATCTGCCCACAATGAAAGCACAATTCCTGTCCACACGCTCAATAACTTCAAAAACCGGATTTGGCGTGTTATGGAAGGGGAGCAGGATTTGAATGAGTTTCAACTTCCACCCGTGTATTTGAATAGCCTGGATGAAGAGACGGCTGTCTTGATCATTGATGACGATTTGGAATTTGTTTCGTATGTCAAGGAGCCGCTTGAAAAGATGGGGGCGCAAGTGATCATCGCATTGAACGGCAAACGGGGAATCGAGCAATTTTACTCCGTCCGGCCGCAGTATGTGTTGATCGATTTGTATTTGCCGGATATGATGGGTTTTCAAGTGCTCGAACATATATCCGAAACAGCACAAGCCCGCCAGGTGATCACGATCATTACAAGCGTCGACGCTTCCCAGGCCAATCGAGTGTCAGCATATCAGAGCGGGGCAATGGACTTCTTGAAAAAGCCGTTTGATATGGATATTTTCATTCCATATCTGTTGAATCGCGATAAAATGCGCAAAATGATCGGCCAGTCGGTCATCACAGATGGGCTGACGGGTGTCGGAAACCGTCGTCACTTCGATGAGATGATCTCCTACTTTGCGGAGTTGTCGGAACGGTCAGGTGTCGGCTTTTCACTTGTCATGCTGGACCTCGACCACTTCAAAAAAGTGAATGACCAATACGGCCACCCGGCGGGGGATGAAGTGCTAAGGATGTTAGGGGCGATCGCCTTGGAAGAAAAACGGGAGACCGATCACGTCTTCCGATATGGCGGGGAAGAGTTCTCCTTCATTCTACACGGGGCGAACGCGGAAAAAACTACCGTATTTCTCGATCGATTGCGGGAACGGTTCAATGCCGTCGAATTTGTAGAAGGGGACCACCGTTTTTCCGTCACATTCTCTGCCGGGATCGCGACATTCGGGGGCAGTATCGAAACGGCGATCTCCGAAGCTGACCAAGCTCTCTATGAAGCGAAGCGGAGCGGCCGAAATCGGACGGTCGTATACGATGCCACAGTGCGGGCCAAACGGAAACTCCATATTATAGTCATTGACGATGATACATTGATCCGTACGATGCTTTCTGAACAACTCGCTACACTGAAGTTGCCGGGAATTGAAATTGATGTTCAAGCGTATCCGAACGGACCTGCCTTTTTGGATTCGGATTGGTACCGGCCAGAGGAATATTATATTGTTCTGCTGGACGGCATTATGCCGGAGATGGACGGATTGGAAGTGCTCAGCCGATTGAAGCGAGACGTGGATCAGAAGAATGTCCTCGTCTCCATGATGACCGCCCGTACCGGTGAATCGGATATCAAGGCTGCCTTGTGGTTGGGGGCCGATGATTATATTATGAAACCTTTCCAGCCGAAGGGCATCGTGACACGCGTACAAAAGCTGTCAACACGGATTTTATAA